Proteins encoded together in one Cardiocondyla obscurior isolate alpha-2009 linkage group LG07, Cobs3.1, whole genome shotgun sequence window:
- the Sim gene encoding single-minded homolog 2 isoform X2 — protein sequence MKEKSKNAARSRRVKENREFQELAKLLPLPAAITTQLDKASIIRLTTSYLKMRAVFPHGLGDEWGAAPPPNNPLETTIKELGSHLLQTLDGFIFVVAPDGKIMYISETASVHLGLSQVELTGNSIFEYIYPEDRNEMISMLNLPQSPADLAGFTFPPPNSRGEIELERAFLLRMKCILAKRNAGLVTEGYKVIHCSGYLKCIVEAPIGCEYEDGVGRCIRNVGLTAVGHSLPTSSITEIKLHHNMFMFRASLDLKLIFLDARVAQLTGYDPPDLIEKTLYHYVHACDILQLRHAHHVLLRKGQVTTRYYRFLTKSGGWVWMQSYVTIVHNSRSSRPHCIVSVNYVLTANENTGLVQDCEQKSSCSSPGNPPSAHVSTPVTIGDLDNHSPSPPSYRSRTKEPPDTDYADSSGYPNSEYMATNHNHYLSSSPYASHSMNGATHEDSAYYSPELLYQYSDLHQEPVNTLQHQPDTHHQHLLHHATSLTIQQHSPQSNQQKRQHPQHLLHQNATPLTTLEQHQQQHSPQSAQQTRPYSTSSSSCGSTDGLDVLLPKSLLLSGYPSHHHHHMPPDSTSSTLNEAGGVIMYPNCGFNNNESYNAAALQHHDGYQQGHSQVHHSNGNGTVKHSHHHHLEASSAGYTSVIVDSQQYSPSTIPQELQAHQPAPVSGSTPPLHQQPHYETRHQFVH from the exons ATGAAGGAAAAAAGCAAGAACGCAGCGCGATCGCGCCGCGTTAAAGAGAATCGGGAGTTTCAGGAGCTGGCCAAGTTACTGCCTCTTCCAGCCGCTATAACCACGCAACTAGACAAGGCCAGCATCATCAGACTAACTACTAGTTATCTCAAGATGAGAGCCGTCTTTCCTCACG GTCTTGGAGACGAATGGGGTGCCGCTCCACCTCCCAATAATCCTTTGGAAACTACTATTAAAGAACTAGGCTCACATCTTTTACAA ACACTAGACGGGTTTATTTTCGTCGTGGCACCGGATggaaaaattatgtacataaGTGAAACAGCTAGCGTGCATTTAGGTTTATCACAG GTGGAATTAACGGGAAATAGCATATTTGAATACATTTATCCAGAAGATCGGAATGAAATGATTTCTATGCTAAATCTTCCCCAGAGCCCTGCGGATCTCGCGGGTTTCACATTCCCGCCGCCAAATTCGCGAGGGGAAATCGAACTAGAACGTGCCTTCCTGCTCAGAATGAAGTGCATTCTAGCGAAAAGAAACGCGGGTCTGGTTACGGAAGGATATAAG GTCATACACTGCTCCGGATATTTAAAATGCATCGTGGAGGCTCCGATCGGATGCGAATATGAGGACGGTGTCGGACGATGCATCCGTAATGTCGGTTTAACGGCGGTCGGCCATTCGTTGCCGACAAGTTCGAtaacggaaataaaattacaccaCAATATGTTCATGTTTCGAGCCTCGTTAgatttaaaactaattttccTTGATGCGAG GGTAGCTCAGTTAACAGGTTACGATCCACCAGACCTAATTGAGAAAACTTTATATCACTACGTGCACGCATGCGACATTCTGCAGCTACGACACGCTCATCATGTCT TATTGCGGAAAGGTCAGGTGACCACTAGATACTACAGGTTTCTCACAAAATCCGGCGGCTGGGTATGGATGCAATCGTACGTGACGATTGTGCACAATTCGCGAAGCTCGCGCCCGCATTGCATCGTGTCTGTCAACTACGTCTTGACGGCGAATGAGAACACGGGTCTCGTTCAGGATTGCGAGCAAAAGTCATCCTGCTCGAGCCCGGGAAATCCGCCGAGCGCCCACGTGTCGACCCCCGTCACGATTGGAGATCTAGACAATCACAGCCCGAGTCCGCCTTCGTACCGTAGCAGAACCAAGGAGCCACCTGATACCGATTACGCCGACAGTTCCGGCTATCCTAACTCGGAATACATGGCTACTAATCACAACCATTATCTATCATCCTCGCCGTATGCGTCACACAGCATGAATGGTGCCACCCACGAAGACAGTGCTTACTACAGCCCGGAATTGCTCTACCAGTACAGTG ACCTCCACCAAGAACCCGTAAACACCCTGCAGCACCAACCAGACACACATCACCAGCACCTTCTGCATCACGCCACATCCCTGACTATTCAGCAGCACAGTCCGCAAAGCAACCAGCAGAAACGCCAGCACCCTCAGCATCTACTGCATCAAAATGCAACCCCCTTGACGACCCTGGAACAGCACCAGCAACAACACAGCCCTCAGAGCGCCCAACAGACGCGACCTTACTCGACGTCTTCGAGCTCCTGCGGTAGCACCGACGGTCTGGACGTGCTCCTACCGAAATCCCTATTACTGTCGGGATACCCGTCTCACCATCACCACCACATGCCACCGGACTCGACGTCGTCGACCTTGAACGAGGCCGGCGGCGTGATCATGTACCCGAATTGTGGTTTCAACAATAACGAGAGCTACAATGCCGCGGCGCTTCAGCACCACGACGGTTATCAGCAAGGCCATTCTCAGGTGCACCATAGCAACGGCAACGGAACGGTGAAGCATTCTCATCACCATCACTTGGAGGCCTCGTCGGCCGGTTATACCAGCGTGATAGTCGACTCTCAGCAATACAGTCCTAGCACGATTCCTCAAGAACTACAGGCGCACCAGCCGGCGCCGGTGAGCGGCAGTACACCGCCGCTGCACCAACAACCTCATTACGAAACGCGTCATCAGTTTGTTCACTGA
- the Sim gene encoding single-minded homolog 1 isoform X1 yields the protein MTNALDLNKTFNAITDVMKHSSPLTHTLDLSSHYHHRHSNGIASPTASGGLQEIVMKEKSKNAARSRRVKENREFQELAKLLPLPAAITTQLDKASIIRLTTSYLKMRAVFPHGLGDEWGAAPPPNNPLETTIKELGSHLLQTLDGFIFVVAPDGKIMYISETASVHLGLSQVELTGNSIFEYIYPEDRNEMISMLNLPQSPADLAGFTFPPPNSRGEIELERAFLLRMKCILAKRNAGLVTEGYKVIHCSGYLKCIVEAPIGCEYEDGVGRCIRNVGLTAVGHSLPTSSITEIKLHHNMFMFRASLDLKLIFLDARVAQLTGYDPPDLIEKTLYHYVHACDILQLRHAHHVLLRKGQVTTRYYRFLTKSGGWVWMQSYVTIVHNSRSSRPHCIVSVNYVLTANENTGLVQDCEQKSSCSSPGNPPSAHVSTPVTIGDLDNHSPSPPSYRSRTKEPPDTDYADSSGYPNSEYMATNHNHYLSSSPYASHSMNGATHEDSAYYSPELLYQYSDLHQEPVNTLQHQPDTHHQHLLHHATSLTIQQHSPQSNQQKRQHPQHLLHQNATPLTTLEQHQQQHSPQSAQQTRPYSTSSSSCGSTDGLDVLLPKSLLLSGYPSHHHHHMPPDSTSSTLNEAGGVIMYPNCGFNNNESYNAAALQHHDGYQQGHSQVHHSNGNGTVKHSHHHHLEASSAGYTSVIVDSQQYSPSTIPQELQAHQPAPVSGSTPPLHQQPHYETRHQFVH from the exons aCAGCAGCCCTCTCACTCATACGTTGGATTTGAGTTCGCATTATCATCATCGGCATTCAAACGGCATCGCTAGCCCTACCGCGTCTGGTGGTTTGCAAGAAATCGTGATGAAGGAAAAAAGCAAGAACGCAGCGCGATCGCGCCGCGTTAAAGAGAATCGGGAGTTTCAGGAGCTGGCCAAGTTACTGCCTCTTCCAGCCGCTATAACCACGCAACTAGACAAGGCCAGCATCATCAGACTAACTACTAGTTATCTCAAGATGAGAGCCGTCTTTCCTCACG GTCTTGGAGACGAATGGGGTGCCGCTCCACCTCCCAATAATCCTTTGGAAACTACTATTAAAGAACTAGGCTCACATCTTTTACAA ACACTAGACGGGTTTATTTTCGTCGTGGCACCGGATggaaaaattatgtacataaGTGAAACAGCTAGCGTGCATTTAGGTTTATCACAG GTGGAATTAACGGGAAATAGCATATTTGAATACATTTATCCAGAAGATCGGAATGAAATGATTTCTATGCTAAATCTTCCCCAGAGCCCTGCGGATCTCGCGGGTTTCACATTCCCGCCGCCAAATTCGCGAGGGGAAATCGAACTAGAACGTGCCTTCCTGCTCAGAATGAAGTGCATTCTAGCGAAAAGAAACGCGGGTCTGGTTACGGAAGGATATAAG GTCATACACTGCTCCGGATATTTAAAATGCATCGTGGAGGCTCCGATCGGATGCGAATATGAGGACGGTGTCGGACGATGCATCCGTAATGTCGGTTTAACGGCGGTCGGCCATTCGTTGCCGACAAGTTCGAtaacggaaataaaattacaccaCAATATGTTCATGTTTCGAGCCTCGTTAgatttaaaactaattttccTTGATGCGAG GGTAGCTCAGTTAACAGGTTACGATCCACCAGACCTAATTGAGAAAACTTTATATCACTACGTGCACGCATGCGACATTCTGCAGCTACGACACGCTCATCATGTCT TATTGCGGAAAGGTCAGGTGACCACTAGATACTACAGGTTTCTCACAAAATCCGGCGGCTGGGTATGGATGCAATCGTACGTGACGATTGTGCACAATTCGCGAAGCTCGCGCCCGCATTGCATCGTGTCTGTCAACTACGTCTTGACGGCGAATGAGAACACGGGTCTCGTTCAGGATTGCGAGCAAAAGTCATCCTGCTCGAGCCCGGGAAATCCGCCGAGCGCCCACGTGTCGACCCCCGTCACGATTGGAGATCTAGACAATCACAGCCCGAGTCCGCCTTCGTACCGTAGCAGAACCAAGGAGCCACCTGATACCGATTACGCCGACAGTTCCGGCTATCCTAACTCGGAATACATGGCTACTAATCACAACCATTATCTATCATCCTCGCCGTATGCGTCACACAGCATGAATGGTGCCACCCACGAAGACAGTGCTTACTACAGCCCGGAATTGCTCTACCAGTACAGTG ACCTCCACCAAGAACCCGTAAACACCCTGCAGCACCAACCAGACACACATCACCAGCACCTTCTGCATCACGCCACATCCCTGACTATTCAGCAGCACAGTCCGCAAAGCAACCAGCAGAAACGCCAGCACCCTCAGCATCTACTGCATCAAAATGCAACCCCCTTGACGACCCTGGAACAGCACCAGCAACAACACAGCCCTCAGAGCGCCCAACAGACGCGACCTTACTCGACGTCTTCGAGCTCCTGCGGTAGCACCGACGGTCTGGACGTGCTCCTACCGAAATCCCTATTACTGTCGGGATACCCGTCTCACCATCACCACCACATGCCACCGGACTCGACGTCGTCGACCTTGAACGAGGCCGGCGGCGTGATCATGTACCCGAATTGTGGTTTCAACAATAACGAGAGCTACAATGCCGCGGCGCTTCAGCACCACGACGGTTATCAGCAAGGCCATTCTCAGGTGCACCATAGCAACGGCAACGGAACGGTGAAGCATTCTCATCACCATCACTTGGAGGCCTCGTCGGCCGGTTATACCAGCGTGATAGTCGACTCTCAGCAATACAGTCCTAGCACGATTCCTCAAGAACTACAGGCGCACCAGCCGGCGCCGGTGAGCGGCAGTACACCGCCGCTGCACCAACAACCTCATTACGAAACGCGTCATCAGTTTGTTCACTGA